The Seleniivibrio woodruffii genome contains a region encoding:
- a CDS encoding EAL domain-containing protein has translation MLGKYLNENNIGRISLMNMVLVIVIITVAMILFIAKQTRNEYETERSQLVKNYIDSKKQVVNGELDRMFNMVDYYTGRNEEVLSDVVKNRVDKIVELTRFISETLNRQGKPQLLKYELAEYITKYSSNETPGNIYVIDSTGNVIYHPLFPRGTNLFNLKSPYGSYPIRSELEAVSEKGKFVDTTMQFEKDSSRFIQQTTYIRKIPGTDWYAGAAYSSSELKEVVKKQMMKRVETVRFDNYGHYFIINSDGTGIALPGNSKQEGKLLTDIGDSAGVKFYKELMSGSIKENNFYLFHSQNYTDWNKVSQVISSCRMMEQWGWLMCASVSIDDLTPIINERNAALNEKLSRNTRYSLILFIISATLAAGISWYFSRHVQLIFSKYKKDMENRNKDLEELNIELTNQLYTDHLTGLPNRNKLVSDLNNVKNPILILLNIDSFKKINETYGFIIGDFVLIDVGERIASFSTDVHMECYKFHGNEYVILADSDMDREELDRLLEKLSSHLDFTVKYDELEIEIDITLTAGVSAEKGNVFEKAGMAMRLAEKKKQPFIIYDSAIDMVDEYEKDIRWTKIVKRALNENNLVPFYQPIANSRTGKVEKFECLVRIIDNGEVITPFQFLDIIKKTKLYQHITKRVITKSFETFADNNFIFTINLSIEDIMDETTARFILDTLHASGIAERVVFELLESEGIESFAVVNDFIKELKKTGAMVAIDDFGSGYSNFVYLSELNVDIIKIDGSLIKNIDHDRQSQIIVETIIKFANQLNIRTVAEFVHSESVRRKVIDMGIDYIQGYHVGKPTASIKDYLN, from the coding sequence GGTCACAGCTTGTCAAAAATTATATTGACTCCAAAAAGCAGGTGGTCAACGGCGAGCTGGACAGAATGTTCAATATGGTGGACTACTACACCGGCAGGAACGAAGAGGTGCTCTCCGATGTGGTCAAAAACAGGGTGGACAAGATAGTCGAGCTCACCCGTTTCATAAGCGAAACCCTCAACAGACAGGGCAAGCCGCAGCTCCTTAAATACGAACTCGCCGAATATATAACCAAATACAGCTCAAACGAAACACCGGGTAACATCTATGTGATAGACAGCACAGGAAACGTTATCTACCATCCCCTTTTCCCCAGAGGCACAAACCTGTTCAATCTGAAATCCCCTTACGGCTCATACCCCATCCGTTCCGAACTTGAAGCCGTTTCCGAGAAGGGCAAATTCGTCGACACAACAATGCAGTTTGAAAAGGACAGCTCCAGATTCATACAGCAGACCACATACATCCGCAAAATCCCCGGCACAGACTGGTACGCCGGAGCGGCTTACAGCAGCTCAGAGCTGAAAGAGGTCGTTAAAAAACAAATGATGAAGCGGGTGGAGACAGTTCGCTTCGATAACTACGGTCACTATTTCATAATCAACTCCGACGGGACAGGCATTGCGCTTCCCGGCAACTCCAAACAGGAAGGAAAACTGCTGACCGACATAGGCGATTCGGCAGGAGTCAAATTCTACAAAGAACTCATGTCAGGCTCCATAAAAGAGAACAATTTCTACCTGTTCCACAGTCAGAACTATACCGACTGGAACAAGGTTTCACAGGTTATATCAAGCTGCCGCATGATGGAACAGTGGGGCTGGCTGATGTGCGCTTCAGTGTCCATCGACGACCTGACGCCCATAATCAACGAAAGGAACGCCGCACTTAATGAGAAACTGAGCAGAAACACACGCTATTCCCTTATTCTGTTCATAATATCTGCCACTCTGGCCGCCGGCATATCATGGTATTTCTCAAGACACGTTCAGCTGATATTCTCCAAATATAAAAAAGATATGGAAAACAGAAACAAAGACCTCGAAGAGCTGAACATAGAGCTTACCAATCAGCTCTACACAGATCACCTCACCGGACTGCCCAACCGGAACAAACTGGTTAGCGACCTTAACAATGTCAAAAATCCCATACTGATCCTGCTGAACATAGACTCATTCAAAAAGATAAACGAGACCTACGGGTTTATCATAGGCGACTTCGTGCTCATAGACGTTGGCGAGCGCATAGCATCCTTCAGCACCGACGTACATATGGAATGCTATAAGTTCCACGGCAACGAATATGTGATTCTGGCGGATTCGGACATGGACAGGGAAGAACTGGACAGACTGCTTGAAAAGCTCAGCAGTCACCTTGATTTCACTGTTAAATACGACGAACTGGAAATTGAAATAGACATAACCCTCACAGCGGGTGTGTCTGCGGAAAAAGGAAACGTTTTTGAAAAGGCCGGAATGGCAATGCGTCTGGCAGAGAAAAAGAAACAGCCGTTCATAATCTACGATTCCGCAATAGACATGGTGGATGAATACGAAAAGGATATCCGCTGGACGAAGATAGTCAAGCGCGCACTGAACGAGAACAACCTCGTTCCCTTCTATCAGCCCATCGCAAACTCCAGAACCGGCAAGGTGGAAAAGTTCGAATGTCTGGTGCGTATCATAGACAACGGAGAGGTGATAACCCCCTTCCAGTTCCTTGATATCATTAAGAAAACAAAGCTGTATCAGCATATTACCAAACGGGTTATCACAAAATCGTTTGAGACCTTCGCAGACAACAACTTCATCTTCACCATAAACCTCTCTATTGAGGACATCATGGACGAGACCACAGCCAGATTCATTCTGGACACCCTCCACGCAAGCGGCATAGCTGAGCGGGTGGTGTTTGAACTTCTGGAATCCGAAGGCATTGAAAGCTTTGCGGTTGTTAACGACTTCATAAAAGAGCTTAAAAAGACGGGAGCCATGGTGGCCATTGACGACTTCGGTTCAGGCTATTCAAACTTCGTCTACCTGTCCGAACTGAACGTTGATATCATCAAAATTGACGGCTCACTCATAAAGAACATTGACCACGACAGACAATCCCAGATCATCGTGGAAACAATAATCAAATTCGCAAACCAGCTGAACATCAGAACCGTGGCTGAGTTTGTCCACTCCGAAAGCGTCCGCAGAAAGGTCATCGACATGGGCATTGACTACATTCAGGGCTACCACGTCGGCAAACCCACAGCCAGCATCAAAGATTATCTGAACTGA
- the lolA gene encoding outer membrane lipoprotein chaperone LolA yields the protein MKKLIFIMVMMISAVCYADSVADVLAQLDKIKSYSADFTQKTELEGFGADTYSGRLYIKSRTKALWDYQKPYRQFYLFDTKMMQFYDSETKQLIKQKLDPTANAFMRLMLSPADMKKDFNVAYNESTGRLTLTPAVKNSGINAITFTVKNGLVTGITTKDQNGNNTSILLTNVKADPEIAESVFSLSVPKDTQIFNQ from the coding sequence ATGAAAAAGTTGATCTTTATTATGGTAATGATGATTTCAGCTGTGTGCTATGCGGATTCCGTTGCGGATGTGCTGGCACAGCTTGACAAAATAAAGAGCTATTCCGCCGACTTCACCCAGAAAACTGAGCTGGAGGGTTTCGGAGCAGATACATATTCAGGCAGACTCTATATCAAAAGCAGAACAAAAGCTCTCTGGGACTACCAGAAACCCTACAGGCAGTTCTATCTGTTCGATACAAAGATGATGCAGTTCTACGACAGCGAGACAAAACAGCTCATCAAGCAGAAGCTCGACCCTACAGCAAACGCTTTCATGAGACTGATGCTCAGCCCCGCAGACATGAAAAAGGATTTCAACGTAGCATATAACGAATCAACAGGCAGGCTGACACTTACCCCTGCGGTGAAAAACTCCGGCATAAACGCCATAACCTTTACAGTTAAGAACGGACTGGTCACAGGTATTACCACCAAAGACCAGAACGGCAACAACACAAGCATTCTGCTGACAAACGTTAAGGCGGATCCTGAGATTGCGGAGAGTGTGTTTAGTCTCAGTGTCCCGAAAGACACACAAATCTTCAATCAATAG